The Archocentrus centrarchus isolate MPI-CPG fArcCen1 chromosome 24, fArcCen1, whole genome shotgun sequence DNA segment TTTCATCACACatcactttaattaaaatgagtgGTTTGTGCGTTTGCAGCCTTTGTGATTCTGCAGCCGATAACTCTCCAAATactttctgaataaaaaaattgcGCCTGGCAGAAAAACGTACCCTCATTGGgaacagcatcactgtccatGTCCATCATGGAGCCCATGGAACTGAAGAAGTTCCTGCTCATTCCCATCATCGGGGTAAACAAGTTCTGGAAGCCGTGGAAAGGATCATGGAACAGAGAGCGGATGCTTCTGCCATGGCGAGTGTACGGTGACAGAAAGTTAGGCAAATAGAAAACAGGAGGGCTGTAGTGCACATGATCAGCCACCTGAAAGCAAGAAATACAGAGACTGAAGTAGGGAGCGTGTTCAAACAGAAGGCTGTGATCAAAGATTTATTCTGCATGCAAACAAGGAAATATGTAAAAGCAAGTCCAGCGTGCAGGTGAACCATACCTTCATACTATCTGTGAATATGCTGTCCACACCGTCGGCCATCTCTGTGTATTTTTCTTCCAGGTTCTTAAACTCTTTGTTCTGCCGTTGCCCTTCCTGCTCCAGGATGTCGATCTTCTCTCCGTTGATCCAGATGGAGAAGGGAGATGTTCTGTTCAGgacctcctccagctgcagATAAAAGTAGTGGGTTTAATTTCAAATcaaacttaaaatatctttgatGTCTTAAAATCTCAGAGGGAGAGAAGAAGCACGAGGAAGGTGAGAGCAAGTGCTGTACTGGAAGTATTAGTGCTTTAGTTTGAATGTGTTTGGTTGTGTTTGCTAACGGCGATCTTCTGGGGCTTGGAATGAAATCTAAAAACTACTATGAAACATATTCTTGTGCATGATATGGAAAGAAATCAGAGCCACTTTGTCCTGAGTGCTCTATAGACATATTGCAGTAAACCAGTTATGAACGATGCAGGATGCAGAGTATTTTATCTTCTTTAGTGACTGACCTGACGCCCCACCAGTCCAGATCCGCTGCTGCAGGTTCGGGAGTAGTATTTAACACACGTGTTCTTCAGACAAGGCTTGCACTCCTCCCACAGAGCCTTCATGGTCTCATTAcaaacctcctcctccttctccaacTTAGCCTCCATCTCCTGAGCTGTACGCATCGCTTCCTATACATTAAAACATGTAAACTTAGTCTCATGCCGTCTTTGGTAACAGTTATTCTGTCCCTTTGTCTTAAATGTGAGATTTGTCCAAGTATTTTCTCTCAGGAAATATGTAACTGCTTATTTGTAGCAGGGACAGATTTATGTGCTTGTACTTGCtacaaaaaaaacttaaaaaaaacactcgAGCATTAAAGATTACTTTGCTGTCTGTCGTGGCCAAAAAACAATCACTAGACATCTTCGCTTTCCTCGTGTCCCTACAGCAGTGACACCAAAGGCACTGTTAAAGCATATAGTACGTATCATTAGTGCTACTGTACCTCTTTCTTCTCCATGGTTTTCTCCAGATCATCCAAAAACTTCTGGTGCTCCTGTGAAGATTTCTGCATCACACTCTTCATCTCCTTCACTCCATTAATGGCATTTTCAATTTGTTTTTCCAGATACTTTTCTCCCTGAATGGAAATCTCTGCAAACCACATAAAACATGccaaaaatgtgaatttttattAAATGCCCTTGaatcaaatatataattttggCATAGCACTCATTGTCGACCTCTGCTCTCTGCTCCCATGTGAGTCACTTCAAAAGATTTTTCTATTCTGCAAAACCTAAAGCGTCCTGTATTTAGAATAACTGCACAAATTTAACACAAACTAAGACATTtatgatttatatttttagaaggAATTTACAATCATTAAATCGAGCTTAAAACCCTGTTTGTCCTCTGCAGACTGCAAATGTCCCAGCTGCAGTGTATTTTAGACCTTTAAAGGACAGACTAACAGACCACAAATGTGCTTATGCAGAGAGAATATCAACTACCCTGTGTCTAGACACTACATAGACCTCCATAACAGTAATGAATGCATATTATAAGCCCTTGGCATTGCACAAATCACCAAAAGATGACAGGCAAGGAGATTTGTCATAAATTAAAAGCCACTAAATGTCCAGGCCTGAATGAGGGCCTTGATTTTTAAtacctttgtttgtttattctatatacatttatttacattaactCTTACTGCTATTTTTATCCTTTGTGCTGCTCTTTGACTCAGCTTTTGCAAATATGCTGGACCAAAATGACGTCATCTTCTATACCTTTAGTGTTATAGCACTAGTGGAAGATTCCTGTTAGTGGAAGACCATGAGAAAGGCTTGTGAAGCTGAAACATGCCCACCAGTGTTATTTTGGATTAAACATGatgaaaacatttattattaatctaaaGTGCCTTGGAAATTTTTTGTTATTCAGAGCTTTTGCAGCTTAAAAAAGCATTTGTTGCCTTTTAAAGGAACAACTTATCCAAATAAGCTTATAAATAAGTATTATTGCCATTTCTATCATATTATTATCATAGATGAGAGTGTGGAATTATATGAGATCATTCTTTTTATTTCACCGCACAAACTTACGATTAAGATCCTCTTttgaaggaggaggaaggagacagCTGGCTGAGGCCAGAAGAAGAGCCACCAAGGCCAAAGACTCCTTCGATcccttcttcttcatcatcatcatcatcattagcaTCCTCTCTGACTCTTACAGGGCCAGCAGGTAATGATGTGAAAATGATGCAAAAGACCTGGAATATAAATCAAACCGTTTCAGTCCAAACCGTCTCCTGACTCTGTTGAAATGTCAGTGTAGTGACTCTGCATCTTCACCAGAGGGCGATATAAGCTGGAAGAAAAGCAGGCAGGGAGCTACGCAGTAAAAAATGATCATGTTTGCTCAGCAGTTTTCTGCCCTTACTTggcaaaagataaaaataaccAATCGATAACACTA contains these protein-coding regions:
- the clu gene encoding clusterin, which produces MLMMMMMMKKKGSKESLALVALLLASASCLLPPPSKEDLNQISIQGEKYLEKQIENAINGVKEMKSVMQKSSQEHQKFLDDLEKTMEKKEEAMRTAQEMEAKLEKEEEVCNETMKALWEECKPCLKNTCVKYYSRTCSSGSGLVGRQLEEVLNRTSPFSIWINGEKIDILEQEGQRQNKEFKNLEEKYTEMADGVDSIFTDSMKVADHVHYSPPVFYLPNFLSPYTRHGRSIRSLFHDPFHGFQNLFTPMMGMSRNFFSSMGSMMDMDSDAVPNEDGNMNEDVIITKPYGNGRMTCREIRRNSAGCLKFRDECQKCREIQHIDCSGKKPLEGPLKEELEKALALAERFTQQYNALLRRFEEQMFNTSTIMDEYNRQFGWVSSLANTTSDGIFRTQAVMCKDSDEKEPGETKVSVKLFDSPSMNFTVPGEIPWTDPKFSEVVAQEALDRYKETSVVVK